From Candidatus Eisenbacteria bacterium, a single genomic window includes:
- a CDS encoding AraC family transcriptional regulator, whose protein sequence is MGTSPGASVVGLKRVCLVGQEAATVTALGRLLGRDYYLTVKESIGDFLSTLDPKVRSDGLVLGAQCSNLERMRLADALESEQLHLFVFVFASPDRIFVPDPLSRLKVQGFFRKPREILKLAEALRRVLGPAREGQGVPVNDARSGMVAGAIEYIEKNLVNIKHSTDVNRHLGVSREHLSREFTKYTGRTLWDFINLCRVERARELLQGDRLLVKQVFSEAGFNCRSSFFRAFLKHTGLAPGHYRQLLPERQGHG, encoded by the coding sequence ATGGGAACGAGCCCAGGGGCTTCAGTTGTAGGGCTCAAGCGCGTTTGTCTCGTGGGTCAGGAGGCTGCCACGGTTACAGCGCTGGGTAGGCTCCTGGGACGAGATTACTATTTGACTGTTAAAGAATCGATCGGCGATTTCCTCTCCACCCTGGACCCAAAGGTGCGATCTGATGGACTAGTGTTGGGCGCTCAGTGTTCCAATCTTGAGAGGATGAGGTTGGCTGACGCCCTCGAGTCTGAACAGTTGCACTTGTTCGTTTTTGTCTTCGCTTCACCCGACCGAATTTTTGTTCCCGACCCGCTCAGCAGACTCAAAGTTCAAGGATTCTTCAGAAAACCAAGAGAAATCTTGAAGCTGGCCGAGGCTCTTCGCCGGGTGCTGGGTCCTGCCCGCGAAGGACAGGGCGTTCCCGTCAATGATGCAAGAAGTGGGATGGTCGCCGGCGCAATCGAGTACATTGAGAAAAATCTTGTTAACATCAAGCATTCTACCGACGTGAACAGGCATCTTGGAGTTAGTCGAGAACATCTGTCACGAGAATTCACTAAGTACACGGGTCGCACTTTGTGGGATTTCATCAACCTTTGCAGAGTTGAAAGGGCAAGAGAGTTACTGCAAGGGGACCGGCTCTTGGTGAAGCAAGTATTCAGTGAGGCCGGTTTCAATTGCAGATCGAGTTTTTTCAGAGCTTTTCTGAAACACACGGGGCTAGCACCTGGACATTACAGGCAGTTACTGCCGGAGAGACAAGGGCATGGATAG
- a CDS encoding SagB/ThcOx family dehydrogenase, whose protein sequence is MKHVTSIMALLSVLIFTGGVVDAQELQSIKLPTVALKNDKLFMQAVKDRKSNREFSEKELSLQDLSNILWCANGVNRPETGGRTSPSAMNKQDVDLYVILKEGIYLYEAKKHELVPVVSGDYRRNAGTQPYVGAAPLNLIYVSDISKFDFLKNHEEQVVTAAIGAGHCSQNVYLYGAAAGLAVVTRTSVDKAKMADVLKLRPQQVIIMGQTVGYPKSSSK, encoded by the coding sequence ATGAAACATGTAACATCAATCATGGCCCTGCTATCAGTTTTGATTTTCACTGGAGGCGTTGTGGACGCACAAGAGTTACAAAGTATCAAGCTTCCCACCGTTGCTCTGAAGAACGACAAGCTATTTATGCAGGCAGTAAAGGATAGGAAAAGCAACAGGGAGTTTTCCGAGAAGGAACTCAGTCTACAGGACCTGTCCAACATTCTCTGGTGCGCCAACGGGGTCAACAGGCCAGAAACGGGAGGACGCACAAGCCCTTCGGCCATGAATAAGCAGGACGTGGATCTTTATGTGATACTGAAAGAGGGGATATATCTTTACGAAGCCAAGAAACATGAGCTCGTCCCCGTTGTCTCGGGTGACTACCGCCGGAATGCCGGCACGCAGCCCTACGTCGGTGCGGCGCCGCTAAACCTGATCTACGTTTCCGACATCTCCAAATTCGACTTCCTCAAGAATCATGAGGAACAAGTAGTGACGGCGGCCATAGGTGCCGGGCACTGCTCGCAGAATGTTTACCTCTACGGAGCCGCGGCTGGCTTGGCCGTCGTTACACGTACTTCTGTAGACAAGGCAAAAATGGCCGACGTATTGAAATTGAGACCTCAACAGGTAATTATCATGGGCCAAACAGTTGGCTATCCAAAATCGTCTTCCAAATAG
- a CDS encoding diguanylate cyclase: MSHKRESQSRTENTPLKAPGRSESRANHPSDTETLPQEDTTKRERTEDALRASEARYRRVFETAKDGILLLDARTGVIIDVNPFLEDMLGFPRVELMGKTLWEIGSFRDISASQRAFQELQRKEYIRYENLPLQTRAGEQRQVEFVSNVYSANGTRVIQCNIREITERKRAEAAMLDANEELSALVTELKGRDRHMQLIGRMNDMLQSCTSQDEAYKVIGLIMGDLFPGYNGCLATFHAEDQCLETVANWGVEAPMQLTFSLEDCWAMRSGRPHEVLDPQTGMVCNHFIRPPKTNYVCVPLTVQGETQGLLCFTNGTVRPGEKQVSQQQLAVAVGEAAKLSLSNVRLRERLREQVIHDPLTGLFTRRYLEESLGRELHRAHRGNAPLCVAMLDLDHFKQLNDTFGHESGDFVLHEFGQMLLAKVRKSDLACRYGGEEFVIVLPDSSLADTWQRVEQFRVLVKQMELRYGEQRLSALTMSAGVAAYEPGATVRELLRAADNALYAAKQAGRDRVAMYEASERDRLESS; this comes from the coding sequence ATGTCACACAAAAGAGAATCTCAAAGCAGAACAGAGAATACTCCATTAAAGGCGCCTGGCCGTTCCGAAAGCCGCGCCAACCACCCTTCCGACACTGAAACGTTGCCGCAGGAGGATACGACGAAGCGCGAGCGGACAGAAGACGCGTTAAGGGCATCCGAAGCTCGTTACCGTCGAGTATTCGAGACAGCCAAAGACGGCATACTCCTTCTGGATGCGAGAACAGGAGTGATAATCGACGTCAATCCATTCCTGGAAGACATGCTGGGGTTTCCTCGCGTCGAGTTGATGGGCAAGACACTCTGGGAAATCGGCTCCTTCAGAGATATCTCCGCCAGCCAGAGAGCGTTCCAGGAACTGCAGCGCAAGGAGTATATCCGCTACGAAAATCTACCGCTGCAAACCAGAGCAGGAGAGCAAAGGCAAGTCGAGTTTGTAAGCAACGTCTACTCGGCGAACGGCACGCGGGTGATTCAATGCAACATTCGCGAGATCACAGAACGCAAGCGCGCCGAGGCTGCCATGCTGGATGCCAATGAGGAATTGTCGGCATTAGTGACGGAATTGAAGGGACGTGACCGTCACATGCAACTGATCGGTCGCATGAATGATATGCTTCAGAGCTGCACCTCACAGGATGAGGCCTATAAAGTGATTGGCCTGATCATGGGTGATCTTTTCCCGGGGTACAACGGCTGTCTGGCGACCTTCCATGCCGAGGATCAGTGTCTTGAGACGGTGGCGAACTGGGGCGTTGAAGCGCCGATGCAGCTCACTTTCTCATTGGAAGACTGTTGGGCGATGCGGAGTGGTCGACCACATGAGGTTCTCGATCCGCAGACCGGCATGGTCTGCAATCATTTCATCCGTCCGCCGAAGACAAACTACGTGTGCGTACCCTTGACGGTGCAGGGCGAAACGCAGGGATTGTTGTGTTTCACCAACGGCACCGTGCGTCCCGGTGAAAAGCAGGTCAGCCAGCAACAACTGGCCGTGGCGGTGGGTGAAGCGGCCAAGCTGTCCTTGTCCAACGTGCGATTGCGGGAGAGACTGCGCGAGCAGGTTATCCATGATCCGCTGACGGGGCTCTTCACCCGGCGCTATCTGGAAGAGAGTCTTGGGCGAGAGCTGCATCGTGCGCACCGTGGAAATGCCCCACTGTGCGTCGCGATGCTAGACCTCGATCACTTTAAACAGCTCAACGACACTTTTGGGCACGAGTCCGGCGATTTTGTGTTGCACGAGTTTGGGCAGATGCTGCTTGCGAAGGTACGCAAGAGCGATCTCGCGTGCCGGTATGGTGGCGAGGAGTTTGTGATTGTTCTGCCCGATTCTTCGCTGGCGGACACCTGGCAGCGCGTCGAACAGTTCCGGGTGCTGGTCAAGCAAATGGAGCTTCGGTACGGCGAGCAACGGCTCAGCGCGTTGACCATGTCGGCCGGCGTCGCGGCGTATGAACCCGGCGCCACCGTGCGTGAACTACTGCGCGCGGCCGACAACGCCTTGTATGCCGCGAAGCAGGCCGGGCGCGACCGCGTCGCTATGTACGAGGCGAGTGAGAGGGACCGTCTCGAATCGAGTTGA
- a CDS encoding cation-translocating P-type ATPase: MDLGGLLGLSEDGAYARLRQEGPNELPVQKKRSLLTIGLEVGREPMFLMLVAAGGLYLFMGELADALMLLGFVFVVMAITIIQERRTERALEALRDLSSPRALVIRDGMHRRIAGREVVRGDLVILCEGDRVPADGLLRRGINLSTDESLLTGESVPVRKVPSVEARALDRPGGDDLPSVFSGTLVTAGQGIAEILATGLRSELGRIGKALEQVEPEPTLLQKETRRLVRTFAIVGLMACALVVLAFAFTRGGGADVWKQGFLAGIAMAMATLPEEFPVVLTVFLALGAWRISRSNVLTRRMPAVETLGAATVLCVDTTGTLTQNQMTLRKLAVSGSVIDLATLRGGLPEEMHGLLENAILASKRDPFDPMERALHVAGDRLIKDTEHLHSGWSLTREYPLTPGLLAVSHAWCTGNGDEVVAAAKGAPEAIADLCHLTPAQRESLSRDVATLASQGLRVLGVARGVTCQGSLPDEHHDLSLELVGLLGFEDPLRPTVPAAVAECQAAGVRVVMITGDYPVTAQSIARQAGLANCETVISGPELDLMSNEDLAQRIRDVQVFARVVPEQKLRIVNALKANREIVAMTGDGVNDAPALKAAHIGIAMGGRGTDVARESASLVLLDDDFSSIVAAIRLGRRIFDNIKKAIAFILAVHVPIAGLSMIPVFFADWPLLLLPVHIVFLELIIDPSCSLIFEAEDAEANVMQRPPRSPDERLFSTRTIGVAVMQGLSVLVVCLGIFLLARADHSAEAARALTFATLVVAFIVIILVNRSWTKSIFAVLRVPNPALRWVVLGACAFLAAVLLVPFAQRLFHFAPLHATDLILSLGAGSVCVLWFEMVKLATRRKAA, encoded by the coding sequence CTGGATCTGGGCGGGCTTCTCGGGCTCAGCGAAGACGGCGCCTACGCGCGGTTGCGGCAGGAGGGGCCGAACGAGCTTCCGGTGCAGAAAAAACGGAGCCTGTTGACCATCGGCCTCGAGGTCGGTCGTGAACCCATGTTTCTCATGCTCGTCGCTGCGGGGGGCTTGTACCTCTTCATGGGCGAGCTGGCCGACGCCCTAATGCTCCTGGGCTTCGTGTTCGTTGTAATGGCCATCACCATCATCCAGGAGCGGCGCACGGAACGAGCACTGGAGGCACTGCGAGATCTGTCGAGCCCTCGGGCCCTCGTCATTCGTGACGGCATGCATCGGCGCATTGCAGGGCGCGAAGTGGTGAGGGGCGATCTCGTTATCCTTTGCGAGGGCGACCGCGTCCCCGCGGATGGTCTCCTGCGACGAGGCATCAATCTTTCGACGGATGAGTCGCTCCTGACGGGAGAGTCCGTTCCGGTCAGGAAGGTCCCGTCGGTCGAAGCCCGGGCACTCGACAGGCCAGGCGGCGACGATCTGCCCTCGGTGTTTTCCGGAACCCTGGTCACCGCCGGACAGGGCATTGCTGAGATTTTGGCGACAGGCCTGCGTTCAGAGCTCGGCAGGATCGGCAAGGCGCTGGAGCAGGTCGAGCCAGAGCCGACCCTTCTGCAGAAGGAGACACGGCGCCTGGTCCGCACCTTCGCCATTGTGGGGCTCATGGCCTGCGCTCTCGTGGTGCTGGCCTTCGCGTTCACGCGCGGAGGCGGTGCCGACGTCTGGAAGCAGGGTTTCCTCGCCGGCATTGCGATGGCCATGGCCACGCTCCCCGAGGAGTTCCCGGTCGTGCTGACGGTCTTTCTGGCGCTGGGCGCGTGGCGGATCTCCCGAAGCAACGTGCTCACGCGGCGGATGCCGGCGGTCGAGACGCTTGGGGCCGCGACGGTCCTCTGCGTCGACACGACGGGCACCCTCACGCAGAACCAGATGACCCTGCGCAAGCTCGCGGTGTCCGGCAGCGTCATCGACCTCGCGACGCTCCGTGGCGGGCTCCCGGAGGAAATGCACGGCCTCCTCGAGAACGCGATTCTGGCGAGCAAGCGCGACCCCTTCGATCCGATGGAGCGGGCGCTGCACGTGGCAGGAGACAGGCTAATCAAGGACACGGAGCACCTGCATTCGGGTTGGTCGCTGACACGCGAATACCCGCTGACGCCCGGTCTGCTGGCGGTGAGTCACGCCTGGTGCACCGGGAACGGCGACGAGGTGGTGGCGGCGGCGAAGGGCGCGCCCGAGGCCATCGCGGATCTCTGCCATCTGACTCCGGCGCAACGCGAATCGCTGTCGCGGGACGTGGCGACCCTGGCGTCCCAGGGCCTTCGAGTTCTTGGCGTCGCGCGAGGAGTCACGTGCCAGGGAAGCCTCCCCGATGAGCATCACGACCTTTCGCTCGAGCTCGTTGGCTTGCTGGGGTTCGAGGACCCGCTGCGGCCAACCGTGCCGGCCGCGGTCGCTGAGTGCCAGGCCGCCGGAGTTCGCGTTGTGATGATCACGGGTGACTATCCCGTGACCGCCCAGAGCATCGCCCGCCAGGCGGGGCTTGCGAACTGTGAGACGGTGATCTCCGGGCCCGAGCTCGACCTGATGTCTAACGAGGATCTGGCACAACGGATTCGGGACGTGCAGGTCTTTGCTCGGGTTGTTCCCGAGCAGAAGCTGCGCATCGTCAACGCTCTCAAGGCAAACAGGGAGATTGTCGCCATGACCGGCGACGGGGTCAACGACGCCCCGGCGCTGAAGGCAGCGCACATCGGTATCGCCATGGGCGGTCGCGGAACGGACGTGGCTCGCGAGTCCGCGTCACTCGTGCTGCTGGATGATGACTTTTCGTCCATCGTCGCGGCCATTCGTCTCGGACGGCGCATCTTCGACAACATCAAGAAGGCCATCGCTTTCATCCTGGCGGTGCATGTGCCCATTGCGGGCCTGTCGATGATTCCGGTTTTCTTCGCCGACTGGCCGCTCCTCCTGTTGCCGGTCCACATCGTGTTCCTGGAGCTGATCATCGACCCCTCGTGCTCCCTCATCTTCGAGGCCGAGGATGCCGAGGCCAACGTGATGCAGCGGCCGCCCCGGAGCCCTGATGAGCGGCTCTTCTCGACGCGGACGATCGGAGTCGCGGTGATGCAGGGGCTCAGCGTTCTTGTGGTCTGCCTGGGCATCTTCCTGCTCGCTCGCGCCGACCATTCCGCCGAGGCCGCCCGCGCGCTGACGTTTGCAACCCTGGTCGTGGCCTTTATCGTTATCATTCTCGTAAACCGATCTTGGACAAAATCCATCTTTGCGGTGCTACGTGTCCCCAACCCGGCGCTGCGATGGGTGGTGCTCGGTGCATGCGCCTTCCTCGCGGCGGTTCTTTTGGTCCCGTTCGCGCAACGACTCTTTCACTTCGCACCGCTCCACGCGACGGATCTCATCCTCAGCCTTGGGGCCGGGTCGGTCTGCGTCCTGTGGTTCGAAATGGTGAAGCTCGCAACGCGGCGCAAGGCGGCGTGA
- a CDS encoding C69 family dipeptidase: MQDRLFVSTVKHRFLVSTIYLCTYILVSGLVAAPGTKACTSLLVTRGATVDGSVMITYTCDGEFHPHLRHAPAAYYEPGDSLEITDWEGRVLGKIKQVAHTYAYVGLMNEHQLVIGETTFDGREELHNPEGLLDYWTMIELALQRARTAREAVKVMTDLVGDYGYRSTGESFSIADPKEAWILEMIGPGPGGHGAVWVAVKVPDGYISCHANKARIGGFPLNDPENCLHSGNVVSFAVEKGYYNPRSGGPFRFCDIYCPSTPKNQRYADARVWSIFRRAAPSANLSPDYHRAVERTQPYPLWIKPDNKLSTADVFTLMRDHYEGTDYDMTEGIDAGPYGAPIRSRPITWTVDSVEYAWERPISTQQTGFSFVSQSRSWLPDPVGGVLWYGVDDTYTTCYVPLYCCIDSVPKSFATGSLDEFSWDSAWWVFNLVANYANLRYCDMIVEIKTTQSDAEKTFLALQPVVEKTAADLAKSDSKLVTRYLTNYSVTQAESVVARWRELGEHLITKYNDGYVKDETGRPSEKGYPENWLRNVLKSRPEQFRLK; this comes from the coding sequence ATGCAGGACCGATTGTTTGTCTCTACCGTTAAGCACCGATTTCTTGTCTCGACGATCTACCTGTGCACTTACATTCTTGTAAGTGGGCTTGTGGCCGCGCCGGGGACAAAGGCATGTACCAGCCTTCTGGTGACAAGGGGGGCCACGGTGGACGGCTCAGTCATGATTACCTACACCTGTGATGGCGAGTTCCACCCTCACTTGAGACACGCCCCGGCAGCCTACTACGAGCCTGGAGATTCGCTTGAAATCACCGATTGGGAAGGGCGCGTCCTGGGCAAGATAAAACAAGTCGCGCACACTTACGCCTACGTAGGTTTGATGAACGAGCACCAACTGGTCATCGGTGAAACCACCTTCGACGGCCGGGAAGAACTTCATAACCCCGAGGGGCTCCTGGACTACTGGACCATGATTGAGCTGGCCTTGCAGCGAGCCAGAACGGCCAGAGAAGCCGTCAAGGTCATGACCGATCTAGTTGGTGATTACGGTTATCGATCGACCGGCGAATCGTTTTCGATCGCCGATCCGAAGGAGGCCTGGATACTGGAGATGATTGGGCCCGGTCCGGGTGGGCACGGAGCCGTGTGGGTCGCAGTCAAGGTCCCGGACGGCTACATATCGTGCCATGCAAACAAGGCCCGAATCGGCGGGTTCCCCCTGAACGATCCGGAAAACTGTCTTCATTCTGGCAACGTCGTCTCGTTTGCAGTAGAGAAAGGCTATTACAATCCAAGATCCGGCGGACCATTCCGATTTTGCGACATCTATTGTCCGTCCACGCCAAAGAATCAGCGCTACGCTGACGCGCGCGTGTGGAGCATATTCCGCCGGGCAGCGCCGTCGGCAAACCTCTCGCCGGACTATCACAGAGCTGTGGAGAGAACCCAACCATATCCTCTGTGGATAAAACCTGACAACAAGTTGTCGACGGCTGACGTGTTCACCCTCATGCGTGATCACTATGAAGGAACCGACTACGACATGACAGAGGGTATCGATGCAGGTCCCTACGGCGCACCAATCCGCTCGAGGCCAATAACGTGGACGGTTGACAGCGTCGAATACGCGTGGGAACGTCCCATTTCGACACAGCAGACGGGATTCTCCTTCGTTTCCCAATCGCGGTCGTGGCTTCCAGACCCGGTCGGCGGCGTCCTCTGGTACGGGGTCGATGACACCTACACGACGTGCTACGTACCGCTGTACTGCTGCATCGATTCTGTTCCGAAGTCGTTTGCGACTGGCAGCCTGGACGAGTTCTCGTGGGACTCCGCCTGGTGGGTGTTCAATCTCGTCGCCAATTATGCTAACTTGAGATATTGTGACATGATAGTCGAGATTAAGACGACTCAAAGTGACGCAGAGAAGACATTTCTGGCTTTGCAACCCGTCGTGGAGAAGACGGCGGCCGATCTCGCCAAGTCGGATTCGAAACTCGTGACTCGTTACCTCACGAATTACTCTGTCACCCAGGCGGAATCAGTGGTGGCGCGCTGGAGGGAATTGGGTGAGCATTTGATAACGAAATATAACGACGGCTACGTGAAGGACGAAACCGGGCGTCCGAGTGAGAAAGGCTATCCCGAGAACTGGCTCAGGAACGTCCTGAAATCACGTCCGGAGCAGTTCCGGCTGAAATAG
- a CDS encoding endonuclease: protein MNTSRVSTIILLLAVALLVPGFTPSRAASDVLISEMCDPRNNYATDRFIEIYNSGSAAVDLAGWSLVAMGNGVEEFSWQLFGLVGPGEALVAGDQVTVTVFPVAFPNDAWSANNGNWNGKVGDGAKLLNASGTIIDYVVVNGTAFENADYVRKPDVRAPNTTYTPSEWTSTPVNLATDGSPGVHNATPPPAGPSISDIITDPASPLAGVGIHVLADVIDSTANIASVLLFWGTTGSSLPNEIGMSLLLGSTYKTDMPIPSQPEGTTVFFRIQASSDLPAMSLSELRSYSLPYDLAIHEIQGELPGSPYDGYQVITRGIVTAQYGSSFVIQDGSGPWNGMWVRSTAEPSVRDSVTVRGRVTESDGSGNAGNTLLVDAVMVSSSLADALPDAVTVSTAAACSEAYEGVLVEIVNAACTAPALGFGEWEVNDGSGPGRVDDLSYNFSPTLGSSYTVVGPVTYVNSYFKIEPRDANDVVWTGDESPPVIFTAAATSDTTLLVTFSEAVEQTSAETNAHYTIDELAVRDAEISYDHSDQVLLTVLPMSAGDHTLRISGVADLYANVMVDVSAVFVFTDNDIPEGYYDSAESLTGEQLKAALHEIIKNHTVHSYDYAWTAFQTTDDKPNGKVWDIYSDVPGGTSPYEYTFGVDQGGVGGQEGTGYTREHSWPKSWFGGEVTPMYSDLFALYPCDAHVNGNRGAYPYGEVMLPEWTSLNGSKRGPCSYPGYTETVFEPIDEFKGDVARTYFYMSTRYYSEDAGWPGGPMTDGAELLPWAIDMFLDWHTEDPVSQKEIDRNSAVYALQDNRNPFIDRPEFAVWMFATTGVEEKSSPSVVAGLGPIYPNPFNPVTVIRFAIASPGWVELRVYDVAGRPVRTLAEGVRAVGRYDVTWDGRDDIGVPVASGVYMCELRAPGRVETKKMVLLK from the coding sequence GTGAATACATCCAGAGTTTCCACCATAATCCTCCTACTTGCTGTTGCCCTGCTGGTTCCGGGCTTCACGCCTTCGCGTGCCGCGTCGGATGTGCTTATCTCCGAGATGTGCGATCCCCGGAACAACTACGCGACGGACAGGTTCATCGAGATCTACAACTCGGGTAGTGCCGCCGTTGACCTTGCCGGCTGGTCGTTGGTGGCGATGGGTAACGGTGTCGAAGAGTTTAGCTGGCAACTCTTCGGGCTCGTCGGTCCCGGCGAGGCCCTGGTTGCAGGTGATCAGGTCACAGTCACGGTGTTTCCGGTAGCCTTTCCGAACGACGCGTGGTCGGCAAACAACGGAAATTGGAACGGAAAGGTTGGCGATGGTGCCAAGTTGCTCAATGCAAGCGGGACCATCATCGACTACGTTGTGGTCAACGGGACCGCGTTCGAGAACGCCGACTATGTGAGAAAACCCGATGTCCGCGCACCCAACACGACCTACACCCCCTCGGAGTGGACCTCGACGCCCGTGAATCTCGCAACAGACGGTAGTCCCGGTGTTCACAATGCGACCCCTCCTCCAGCGGGTCCCTCCATTTCGGATATCATCACGGATCCCGCCTCTCCTTTGGCAGGAGTTGGAATACACGTCTTGGCTGACGTCATTGATTCGACAGCGAACATTGCGTCTGTCTTGCTGTTCTGGGGAACGACGGGGTCCTCACTTCCCAACGAGATAGGCATGTCACTGTTGCTGGGAAGCACTTATAAGACGGACATGCCGATACCCTCTCAGCCCGAAGGCACGACGGTCTTCTTTAGAATCCAGGCGAGCAGCGATTTGCCGGCGATGAGTTTGTCCGAGCTTCGGAGTTACTCGCTGCCCTACGATCTTGCCATTCATGAAATACAAGGAGAGTTACCCGGTTCTCCCTACGACGGCTACCAAGTCATAACGCGAGGGATTGTAACGGCGCAATACGGTTCTTCTTTTGTCATACAAGACGGGAGCGGACCTTGGAACGGCATGTGGGTGCGGAGCACGGCAGAGCCTTCGGTCAGAGACTCTGTGACAGTCAGAGGCCGGGTCACGGAGAGCGACGGCTCAGGGAACGCAGGCAACACGCTTCTTGTGGACGCCGTGATGGTGAGCAGCTCTTTGGCGGACGCCCTGCCCGACGCCGTTACAGTATCGACAGCGGCTGCTTGCTCAGAGGCGTACGAGGGCGTGCTCGTCGAGATCGTGAATGCCGCATGCACGGCTCCAGCACTGGGATTCGGCGAATGGGAAGTGAACGACGGAAGCGGCCCCGGTCGCGTGGATGATCTGTCGTACAACTTTTCCCCTACACTCGGTTCGTCGTACACCGTGGTCGGACCCGTCACTTACGTCAACAGTTACTTCAAGATAGAACCAAGGGACGCAAACGACGTGGTGTGGACTGGAGACGAGTCACCTCCAGTCATCTTTACCGCCGCTGCAACGAGCGACACGACCCTCCTGGTGACATTCTCAGAAGCAGTGGAGCAGACCAGTGCAGAGACGAACGCCCATTACACGATCGATGAGCTGGCCGTTAGAGACGCAGAAATCAGCTACGATCATTCCGATCAGGTCCTCTTGACGGTGCTGCCCATGTCGGCGGGCGATCACACGCTAAGAATCAGCGGAGTCGCCGATCTCTACGCAAACGTCATGGTTGACGTCAGTGCTGTTTTCGTCTTCACCGACAACGACATTCCCGAAGGATACTACGACAGCGCTGAAAGTCTTACTGGTGAGCAATTGAAGGCGGCGCTTCACGAAATTATCAAGAACCATACCGTGCATAGCTACGATTACGCGTGGACCGCTTTCCAAACGACGGATGACAAGCCAAACGGAAAAGTATGGGACATCTACTCGGACGTTCCCGGTGGAACCTCGCCGTATGAGTATACGTTCGGCGTCGACCAAGGAGGCGTTGGAGGCCAAGAGGGCACGGGATATACCCGCGAGCATTCCTGGCCGAAGAGCTGGTTCGGAGGTGAGGTGACGCCAATGTACTCAGACCTCTTTGCCTTGTATCCATGCGACGCGCACGTCAACGGTAACCGGGGTGCCTACCCCTACGGAGAAGTGATGTTGCCCGAATGGACGTCACTCAACGGCAGCAAGAGAGGACCTTGCTCATATCCTGGATACACGGAAACCGTTTTTGAGCCGATCGATGAGTTCAAAGGCGACGTTGCACGCACGTATTTCTACATGTCGACGCGGTATTATTCGGAGGATGCCGGATGGCCGGGAGGGCCGATGACGGACGGCGCGGAGCTTCTGCCCTGGGCGATTGACATGTTTCTGGACTGGCACACAGAAGATCCGGTCAGTCAAAAAGAAATCGACAGAAACAGTGCCGTCTATGCTCTGCAGGACAACCGCAATCCGTTCATCGATCGCCCCGAGTTCGCCGTTTGGATGTTTGCCACGACGGGAGTTGAGGAGAAATCCAGCCCGTCAGTCGTTGCCGGATTGGGTCCAATCTATCCCAACCCGTTCAACCCTGTGACCGTAATTCGGTTTGCCATTGCGAGTCCCGGGTGGGTTGAGTTGCGAGTGTATGACGTAGCGGGGAGGCCCGTGAGGACGCTTGCAGAGGGGGTGAGAGCTGTCGGGCGTTATGATGTCACCTGGGACGGACGCGACGATATTGGTGTGCCGGTCGCTTCTGGTGTGTATATGTGCGAGCTGAGGGCACCGGGTCGCGTTGAGACGAAGAAGATGGTTCTCTTGAAGTGA
- a CDS encoding Flp family type IVb pilin, protein MRFLNNVLTSRKGAATTEYALLVALIAVAMIGAIILLRDELIRTLTAVASALTGV, encoded by the coding sequence ATGAGGTTTCTGAATAACGTCCTGACCAGCCGCAAAGGCGCTGCGACAACCGAATACGCCCTGCTTGTGGCTCTAATCGCTGTTGCAATGATTGGAGCGATAATCCTGCTGCGCGACGAGCTGATTCGCACTCTTACGGCGGTCGCATCTGCTCTGACTGGAGTCTGA